In Syngnathus acus chromosome 21, fSynAcu1.2, whole genome shotgun sequence, one genomic interval encodes:
- the zmp:0000000936 gene encoding interleukin-1 receptor type 1 isoform X1, producing MCVHVWTLLLLLMVPSVYGTHAVSDECKDYDVQFERVFSVPGDVAMINCTLASPDVFNLSTASYKVEWYHVETGRALRNVSRRVLIRGETLWLLNVTVEHDGHYQCVLRTSASACFKQSTGLVVEHPLQGECGRPRKAYQALTVGVTDTLSCPVGDVLKTLQSYGVTASVTWYRACDLIEDGFDGHVYRDRARLKIKDVDSRNNQLYTCTLNFNLGGVAASMSETIEAWVQEDYCFEPQVLQPANDLVTAAAGSRLTRKCQVFVPCIGTVPDDPIVDVLWLDDIDFISSNNSQRVFASQPRVWRASIPRKGVWMESVLTISSLEEADFLVNYTCRAYSARGFRQAHFAALPQETDFTVAVGCVLGGVAALAVMAVVVYSRFKIDIVLFLRSSFPVFYTNKENDGKQFDAYVMAYYPLNCQLDVSHGVLTFALDILPQVLEKACGYKLFIAGRDCLPGQAMVDSVHDNMLASRRLLLLYGASPFPCTHRHHPHRHDNKHTNINYNPNNNNLGEEVCLDPRCQHECTVAMHQALMEGTLKVVLVELEEVSAAQLALFPESLRHLRRKQGAVCWWKDHRQHQQSKLKCWTTSTGKSSPSRTGTWDHKEVHSPGLLSPSSRFWKEIRYHMPVRGKTVAPPERTTLLKV from the exons ATGTGCGTCCATGTGTGGACCCTCCTGCTGCTGTTGATGGTGCCGAGTGTCTACGGGACTCACGCCGTTTCGG atgAGTGCAAGGACTATGACGTTCAGTTTGAGCGCGTGTTCTCAGTGCCAGGAGACGTGGCCATGATCAACTGCACGCTGGCATCTCCCGACGTCTTCAACTTGTCGACGGCGTCCTACAAGGTTGAGTGGTACCACGTGGAGACGGGACGAGCGCTTCGCAACGTCAGCCGTCGCGTCCTCATCCGAGGGGAGACCCTGTGGTTGCTCAATGTCACCGTGGAGCATGACGGACATTACCAGTGCGTGCTCAG GACGAGCGCGTCGGCCTGCTTCAAGCAGTCCACCGGGTTGGTGGTGGAGCATCCGCTTCAAGGCGAGTGCGGTCGTCCGCGCAAAGCCTATCAGGCCCTCACCGTAGGCGTGACCGACACGCTCTCCTGTCCAGTCGGAGACGTCCTCAAAACGCTTCAAAGCTACGGCGTCACCGCCTCCGTCACGTGGTACCGA GCCTGCGACTTGATCGAGGACGGCTTTGACGGACACGTTTACCGCGACCGAGCACGGCTGAAAATTAAAGACGTGGACAGCCGCAACAACCAGCTGTACACGTGCACACTGAATTTTAATCTGGGCGGCGTCGCGGCTTCCATGTCGGAGACCATCGAGGCTTGGGTGCAAG AGGATTACTGCTTCGAGCCCCAAGTGCTGCAGCCAGCCAACGATCTTGTCACAGCGGCCGCAG GGTCTCGTTTGACACGAAAATGTCAAGTATTTGTGCCGTGCATTGGCACCGTTCCTGACGACCCTATAGTGGACGTTTTATGGTTGGATGACATCGACTTCATTTCCAGCAACAACTCACAAAGGGTCTTCGCTTCACAACCACG CGTGTGGCGTGCGAGCATCCCCCGCAAAGGTGTGTGGATGGAGAGCGTGCTGACCATTTCCTCCCTGGAGGAGGCCGACTTCCTGGTCAACTACACGTGTCGAGCGTACAGCGCGCGAGGTTTTCGTCAGGCCCACTTTGCCGCGCTGCCTCAAG AAACGGACTTCACGGTTGCTGTCGGCTGTGTGCTTGGCGGCGTGGCGGCACTCGCGGTGATGGCCGTGGTGGTGTACAGCCGATTCAAGATtgacattgtgttgtttttgcgcAGCTCCTTCCCAGTCTTCTATACAAACAAAG AAAACGACGGTAAGCAGTTTGACGCTTACGTGATGGCCTACTACCCGCTCAACTGCCAGCTGGATGTTAGCCACGGAGTGCTAACGTTTGCGCTTGACATTCTGCCGCAAGTGTTGGAAAAAGCTTGCGGCTACAAACTTTTCATAGCTGGACGGGACTGCCTGCCAGGACAAG CCATGGTGGACTCTGTGCACGACAACATGCTGGCCAGCCGCAGACTCCTCCTGCTCTACGGCGCCTCGCCCTTCCCCTGCACGCATCGCCACCACCCCCACCGGCacgacaacaaacacacaaacatcaacTACAAccctaacaacaacaacctggGCGAGGAGGTCTGTTTGGACCCGCGATGTCAACACGAGTGTACGGTGGCCATGCATCAAGCACTCATGGAGGGAACCCTCAAG gtggtgctggtggagctggaggaggtCAGCGCAGCGCAGCTAGCGCTCTTCCCGGAGTCGCTGCGTCACCTGCGGAGGAAACAAGGCGCTGTGTGCTGGTGGAAGGACCACCGCCAGCACCAGCAGTCGAAACTGAAGTGTTGGACCACTTCCACTGGGAAGTCCTCCCCATCCAGGACCGGTACATGGGACCACAAGGAAGTACACTCGCCTGGTTTGCTCTCTCCGTCATCCAGGTTCTGGAAGGAGATTCGCTATCACATGCCCGTGAGGGGCAAGACAGTAGCGCCCCCTGAAAGGACGACTCTCTTGAAGGTGTAG
- the zmp:0000000936 gene encoding interleukin-1 receptor type 1 isoform X2, with the protein MSPWSMTDITSACSALPPHCPPLADWSAPSSRTSASACFKQSTGLVVEHPLQGECGRPRKAYQALTVGVTDTLSCPVGDVLKTLQSYGVTASVTWYRACDLIEDGFDGHVYRDRARLKIKDVDSRNNQLYTCTLNFNLGGVAASMSETIEAWVQEDYCFEPQVLQPANDLVTAAAGSRLTRKCQVFVPCIGTVPDDPIVDVLWLDDIDFISSNNSQRVFASQPRVWRASIPRKGVWMESVLTISSLEEADFLVNYTCRAYSARGFRQAHFAALPQETDFTVAVGCVLGGVAALAVMAVVVYSRFKIDIVLFLRSSFPVFYTNKENDGKQFDAYVMAYYPLNCQLDVSHGVLTFALDILPQVLEKACGYKLFIAGRDCLPGQAMVDSVHDNMLASRRLLLLYGASPFPCTHRHHPHRHDNKHTNINYNPNNNNLGEEVCLDPRCQHECTVAMHQALMEGTLKVVLVELEEVSAAQLALFPESLRHLRRKQGAVCWWKDHRQHQQSKLKCWTTSTGKSSPSRTGTWDHKEVHSPGLLSPSSRFWKEIRYHMPVRGKTVAPPERTTLLKV; encoded by the exons ATGTCACCGTGGAGCATGACGGACATTACCAGTGCGTGCTCAG CCCTGCCCCCTCACTGCCCTCCGCTTGCTGATTGGTCCGCTCCTTCTTCCAGGACGAGCGCGTCGGCCTGCTTCAAGCAGTCCACCGGGTTGGTGGTGGAGCATCCGCTTCAAGGCGAGTGCGGTCGTCCGCGCAAAGCCTATCAGGCCCTCACCGTAGGCGTGACCGACACGCTCTCCTGTCCAGTCGGAGACGTCCTCAAAACGCTTCAAAGCTACGGCGTCACCGCCTCCGTCACGTGGTACCGA GCCTGCGACTTGATCGAGGACGGCTTTGACGGACACGTTTACCGCGACCGAGCACGGCTGAAAATTAAAGACGTGGACAGCCGCAACAACCAGCTGTACACGTGCACACTGAATTTTAATCTGGGCGGCGTCGCGGCTTCCATGTCGGAGACCATCGAGGCTTGGGTGCAAG AGGATTACTGCTTCGAGCCCCAAGTGCTGCAGCCAGCCAACGATCTTGTCACAGCGGCCGCAG GGTCTCGTTTGACACGAAAATGTCAAGTATTTGTGCCGTGCATTGGCACCGTTCCTGACGACCCTATAGTGGACGTTTTATGGTTGGATGACATCGACTTCATTTCCAGCAACAACTCACAAAGGGTCTTCGCTTCACAACCACG CGTGTGGCGTGCGAGCATCCCCCGCAAAGGTGTGTGGATGGAGAGCGTGCTGACCATTTCCTCCCTGGAGGAGGCCGACTTCCTGGTCAACTACACGTGTCGAGCGTACAGCGCGCGAGGTTTTCGTCAGGCCCACTTTGCCGCGCTGCCTCAAG AAACGGACTTCACGGTTGCTGTCGGCTGTGTGCTTGGCGGCGTGGCGGCACTCGCGGTGATGGCCGTGGTGGTGTACAGCCGATTCAAGATtgacattgtgttgtttttgcgcAGCTCCTTCCCAGTCTTCTATACAAACAAAG AAAACGACGGTAAGCAGTTTGACGCTTACGTGATGGCCTACTACCCGCTCAACTGCCAGCTGGATGTTAGCCACGGAGTGCTAACGTTTGCGCTTGACATTCTGCCGCAAGTGTTGGAAAAAGCTTGCGGCTACAAACTTTTCATAGCTGGACGGGACTGCCTGCCAGGACAAG CCATGGTGGACTCTGTGCACGACAACATGCTGGCCAGCCGCAGACTCCTCCTGCTCTACGGCGCCTCGCCCTTCCCCTGCACGCATCGCCACCACCCCCACCGGCacgacaacaaacacacaaacatcaacTACAAccctaacaacaacaacctggGCGAGGAGGTCTGTTTGGACCCGCGATGTCAACACGAGTGTACGGTGGCCATGCATCAAGCACTCATGGAGGGAACCCTCAAG gtggtgctggtggagctggaggaggtCAGCGCAGCGCAGCTAGCGCTCTTCCCGGAGTCGCTGCGTCACCTGCGGAGGAAACAAGGCGCTGTGTGCTGGTGGAAGGACCACCGCCAGCACCAGCAGTCGAAACTGAAGTGTTGGACCACTTCCACTGGGAAGTCCTCCCCATCCAGGACCGGTACATGGGACCACAAGGAAGTACACTCGCCTGGTTTGCTCTCTCCGTCATCCAGGTTCTGGAAGGAGATTCGCTATCACATGCCCGTGAGGGGCAAGACAGTAGCGCCCCCTGAAAGGACGACTCTCTTGAAGGTGTAG
- the LOC119115051 gene encoding interleukin-1 receptor type 2 yields the protein MSPILALMMLAVELAHGRRFALPSLPMKDGCLTVAPELELFHLEREAVSVSFPIFLRALHVRHITPPDADFRIAKGNLTHDSDEGRVRRLGLDLWLLPAQPSDSGEYTCTFRNATYCIRGSVTLRVYAKSAVDVDNLSFEYDAMLGENVTLNCPIRKHCSHTHVQWFKGAVTLQSHRWHSSGRDARKLWIPEVQHSDGGLYTCRLSMLVERSEFPLTRTIRLLITEPQLATMPPLIISPSNGSVHQASHGSGLEVKCTVLTSCQSSPWTVVWWSVDGVQVDASRLHGRSLQTGRRETRVALGCQVEVGLVIMSMTEEEEGAALTCVTQNQDGRREVIVTLHVEDSSMTWLVVACVSISCFLAVLSIFLYALLIKPKLKKNTKKNADYFLARQDSVC from the exons ATGTCACCCATCTTGGCGTTGATGATGCTAGCCGTAGAGTTAGCTCACGGACGAAGATTTGCGCTTCCGTCGTTGCCTATGAAGG ATGGCTGCTTGACGGTGGCACCCGAGTTGGAGCTCTTTCATTTGGAGAGAGAGGCGGTAAGCGTGTCTTTTCCCATCTTCCTGAGGGCCCTCCATGTTCGCCACATCACACCGCCGGACGCCGACTTCCGCATTGCCAAGGGCAACCTCACCCACGACAGCGACGAAGGCCGAGTCCGACGCCTCGGCTTGGATTTGTGGCTCCTTCCAGCTCAGCCGTCTGACTCGGGCGAGTACACATGCACCTTCAG GAACGCCACATACTGCATCCGCGGCAGCGTGACGTTGCGGGTGTACGCCAAGTCGGCAGTGGACGTGGACAACCTGTCGTTCGAGTACGACGCCATGCTGGGAGAAAACGTCACGCTCAATTGTCCCATTAGGAAACACTGCTCCCACACACATGTCCAATGGTTCAAG GGTGCTGTCACCCTCCAGTCCCACAGATGGCACTCCTCCGGGAGAGATGCGAGAAAACTGTGGATCCCAGAGGTGCAGCATTCCGACGGCGGGTTGTACACATGCCGACTGAGCATGCTGGTGGAGCGCAGCGAGTTCCCACTCACTCGCACCATCCGACTCCTCATCACAG AACCCCAGTTAGCCACAATGCCGCCACTGATCATCTCGCCATCTAACGGGAGCGTCCACCAGGCCTCACACG GTTCAGGTCTGGAGGTTAAGTGCACGGTGCTGACGTCATGCCAGTCCAGTCCCTGGACAGTTGTGTGGTGGTCTGTGGACGGCGTCCAGGTAGACGCGTCACGCCTCCACGGACGATCTCTGCAGACCGGGAGAAG GGAAACCCGGGTGGCTCTGGGTTGCCAGGTGGAAGTGGGGCTGGTCATCATGTCAATgacagaagaagaggaaggggCGGCGCTAACGTGTGTCACTCAAAATCAGGATGGGAGACGGGAAGTGATTGTCACGCTCCACGTAGAGG ACTCGAGCATGACGTGGCTCGTGGTGGCCTGTGTGTCCATTTCCTGTTTCCTGGCGGTGCTCTCCATCTTCCTCTACGCTTTGCTCATCAAGCCCAAACTCAAGAAGAACACCAAGAAGAACGCCGATTACTTTCTAGCGCGCCAGGACAGTGTCTGCTAG
- the LOC119115060 gene encoding uncharacterized protein LOC119115060 — MACLPALAILLAAANTLGHKGSPDTYYVSAGHLLLLKCPIAGENVTWAREEAMAGTMPSLPPGVEVIDDLLYFLPVQMSHNGTYSCESTVQSRTVKIDFCVSVSNGLCPPVAEVRSITLGVTKSLPCKLDDVLRRNHTSNIRWLRDCRPLEREGATLSVHDSGLRLRKATEEDAGTYTCLVDISLRGRKYTSARSVQLDINNELTQAVFSEPEVIQQQDQVLVVDMGARVELKCSALLGYSQNEETTMFWIVNGSFADEDPELNETFRFTPDQGRVLGESILTISRVLPRFLNVFIRCRIQSPLKVKDCQVQLREANHSWFHTGVAVGVATPLLLLLLVFLMLLFKVDIVLAYRRLHGYFVTPQDTEWVPYDALVSVVPAETSSSVASDFALHTLPGRLEERHGFRLFIAGRDDIPGEAKLDAVAATLRRCRRLIIVVVSAKETDKEEEEQGEEEDKKEWRPFSLGERQLSYEQKLGLHDALMHDTPPVILLEIDGPPDYGRLPQSLAYIKRRQGALAWNQSKHDRRFWKKLRLLMPDVPASRRSRPHQDHILLVQAEATKLEMDFFPLILMVTALHPSATQELSCEDFDVEDYVLIEGESFQLVPYILDDSVVPLERFTWFRNSSGRERAVVPSGEMERIHHHAGALFLLNVTVKDSGFYTARQNITGEACENYYVNITVLEASRADKEHFYGALDDSGRNKHLVCPDPVANICRRLGGAFSWYKNDTLLTGRRSDAMWLHSLTAEDQGVYTCVCTWTHGSHQYTTSGSREVTIKNSFSSNLLILAPTKNISTHEGVELRLNCSVFCGTNINPKCSARWQVGEKNGKRDGYIQSMNVHTSSPSQSTVATAILTIAKLSSRDFRTNFKCIGSDGFLTRERFFTLSPRDTLTPLWLAGVGVVLLCVSAVILVKVFTVDITLLLRPYLPMAVCNKDSKRYDAYVVLETPSAQRRQNEGVQYPERPPEDANKHMLAFVEQLVSVLENACRYHLFVQHRDNLPGEAHIAQVQKSIEQSRRLIVVLAPHSESSDQQIDSSPRLSTAGFDWQVALHHVLTQPNMAVILIQVGQAGDYAHLPMTLRYLLAKNAPLNWSPESHGTATRHSRFWKNVRYLMPVRPATRPPQLCRQEGDKGYTGKWWGELAL, encoded by the exons ATGGCTTGTCTGCCCGCGCTAGCCATATTGCTCGCTGCGGCCAACACGCTCG GCCACAAGGGGTCACCAGACACCTACTATGTCAGCGCAGGCCACCTCCTACTGCTCAAGTGTCCCATCGCGGGTGAAAACGTCACGTGGGCCCGAGAAGAGGCGATGGCGGGGACGATGCCATCTCTGCCCCCTGGCGTGGAAGTCATAGACGACCTTCTGTACTTCCTGCCCGTGCAGATGTCCCACAATGGCACTTACAGTTGCGAGAGCAC GGTCCAAAGCAGAACCGTCAAGATTGACTTTTGCGTGTCGGTGTCCAATGGACTTTGTCCTCCTGTGGCCGAAGTGAGGAGCATCACCCTGGGGGTCACAAAGAGCCTCCCCTGCAAGCTGGACGACGTCCTACGACGCAACCACACGAGTAACATACGGTGGCTGAGG GACTGCCGCCCGCTGGAGCGAGAGGGCGCAACTCTCAGCGTGCACGACAGCGGCTTGAGGCTGCGCAAGGCCACGGAGGAGGACGCCGGCACGTACACTTGCCTGGTGGACATCAGCCTCCGTGGCAGGAAGTACACGTCGGCACGAAGCGTCCAGCTGGACATAAACAACG AGTTGACACAGGCAGTTTTTAGCGAGCCTGAGGTGATCCAACAACAGGATCAAGTGCTCGTCGTAGACATGG GTGCGCGTGTGGAGCTGAAGTGCTCGGCTTTGCTGGGCTACAGTCAGAATGAGGAGACGACAATGTTCTGGATCGTAAACGGCAGTTTTGCTGACGAGGACCCGGAGCTCAATGAGACGTTCCGCTT CACGCCAGACCAAGGCCGCGTGCTTGGCGAGTCCATCCTGACCATTTCCAGAGTTCTTCCTCGTTTCCTCAATGTCTTCATTCGCTGTCGGATCCAGAGCCCTCTGAAGGTGAAAGATTGCCAAGTGCAGCTCAGAGAAG CCAACCACAGCTGGTTCCACACTGGCGTGGCAGTGGGCGTGGCCAccccgcttcttcttctacttctGGTCTTCCTGATGCTCCTTTTCAAGGTGGACATAGTGTTGGCATACAGGAGGCTGCACGGATATTTTGTTACTCCTCAAG ATACCGAGTGGGTCCCGTACGACGCCTTGGTGAGCGTGGTCCCCGCCGAGACCAGCTCAAGCGTGGCGTCTGACTTTGCCCTGCATACGCTGCCCGGCCGGCTGGAGGAACGACATGGCTTCCGCCTCTTCATCGCAGGCCGAGATGACATCCCGGGAGAAG CAAAACTCGATGCCGTGGCGGCCACTTTGCGGAGATGCCGCCGGCTGATCATCGTCGTGGTGTCGGCCAAGGAGACGgacaaagaggaagaagaacagggggaggaggaggacaagaaAGAGTGGCGGCCCTTCAGCCTTGGGGAGCGACAGCTGAGCTATGAGCAGAAGCTGGGCCTGCACGACGCTTTGATGCACGATACGCCCCCAGTCATCCTGCTGGAAATTG ACGGTCCGCCGGATTACGGCCGCTTGCCGCAGTCTCTAGCCTACATCAAGAGGAGGCAGGGAGCACTCGCGTGGAATCAAAGCAAACACGATAGACGCTTCTGGAAAAAGCTCAGGTTGCTCATGCCGGACGTGCCGGCCAGCAGACGATCAAGACCCCATCAAGATCACATCTTGTTAGTGCA AGCGGAAGCAACAAAA TTGGAGATGGATTTCTTCCCGCTCATCCTGATGGTGACCGCACTTCACCCTTCTG CCACACAGGAGCTCTCGTGCGAAGACTTTGATGTGGAGGACTATGTGCTCATAGAAGGCGAATCCTTCCAACTTGTTCCGTACATCCTGGACGACTCCGTGGTGCCCTTGGAAAGGTTCACGTGGTTCAGAAATTCTTCAGGCCGAGAGCGTGCCGTGGTCCCATCCGGTGAAATGGAGAGGATTCACCACCACGCCGGCGCGCTCTTCCTCTTGAACGTCACCGTGAAGGACTCGGGTTTCTACACGGCTCG CCAAAACATCACGGGCGAGGCGTGTGAGAACTATTATGTGAATATCACGGTCCTAGAAGCGAGTCGAGCTGACAAGGAGCACTTCTACGGCGCTCTGGATGATTCCGGAAGGAACAAACATCTAGTGTGTCCTGACCCGGTGGCCAATATCTGCAGGAGGTTGGGCGGAGCCTTTAGCTGGTACAAG AACGACACTCTGCTTACTGGTCGGCGATCAGATGCCATGTGGCTACACAGCCTAACGGCCGAAGACCAAGGCGtgtacacgtgtgtgtgcacgtggaCTCATGGGAGCCACCAGTACACCACGTCGGGTTCTAGGGAAGTCACAATCAAAA attcgttctcCTCCAATTTGCTTATCTTGGCGCCCACAAAGAACATCAGCACCCAtgaag GCGTAGAACTGCGGCTCAACTGTTCTGTGTTCTGCGGAACCAACATAAATCCGAAATGCTCGGCTCGATGGCAAGTCGGCGAGAAGAACGGCAAGCGCGATGGCTACATTCAGAGCATGAACGT CCACACCTCCTCGCCTTCCCAGAGCACGGTTGCCACGGCGATCCTTACCATCGCCAAATTATCATCCAGAGATTTCCGAACAAATTTCAAATGCATCGGCAGCGACGGCTTCTTGACGAGGGAGCGGTTCTTCACACTGAGCCCTAGAG ATACACTCACTCCACTGTGGCTCGCTGGAGTGGGTGTtgtgttattgtgtgtgtctgctgtCATCCTGGTCAAAGTCTTCACTGTGGACATCACGCTGCTCTTAAGACCTTACTTGCCCATGGCTGTCTGCAATAAAG attcCAAGAGGTACGACGCGTATGTAGTGTTGGAAACGCCGTCGGCTCAACGACGGCAGAATGAAGGAGTGCAGTACCCCGAGAGGCCACCAGAGGACGCCAACAAGCACATGTTGGCTTTTGTGGAGCAGCTGGTGTCGGTCCTGGAAAACGCTTGCCGATATCACCTCTTCGTGCAGCACAGAGACAACTTGCCAGGAGAAG CCCACATTGCGCAGGTTCAGAAAAGCATCGAGCAGAGTCGCAGGCTGATAGTGGTTCTCGCCCCACATTCGGAATCATCCGATCAGCAGATTGATTCCTCCCCTCGCCTCAGCACGGCAGGCTTTGATTGGCAG GTGGCTCTACACCACGTTCTCACCCAACCCAACATGGCCGTCATCCTCATTCAGGTGGGCCAAGCGGGGGATTACGCCCACCTTCCCATGACCCTGCGCTATCTGCTTGCCAAGAACGCCCCCCTCAACTGGTCGCCCGAGTCACACGGCACCGCCACGCGCCACTCGCGCTTCTGGAAGAACGTTCGCTACCTCATGCCCGTCAGGCCCGCTACGCGTCCACCACAATTGTGCCGACAGGAGGGAGATAAAGGCTACACAGGAAAATGGTGGGGGGAGTTAGCGCTGTAG